A part of Desulfobacter sp. genomic DNA contains:
- a CDS encoding TRAP transporter permease, with protein sequence MDNDQIESIVKKYDAESNFRNIGGITAKITGVLCIVLSLFHVYTAGFGLLNEVMHRTVHLTLVLGLVFLIFPRKPVEKPVRAWGFGLGFAAFYLFLAWQLTHRFSSEIPFWAQAGIMVLTLFVSLTALPIKQWGGEGDKLSIADWPLAIAGAGFSLYLIVFFQKIFIVNIGFPDIYDYIMGLVAIMMTTEACRRCMGNTLPVIGAGALLYAVLGPYLPGVLAHRGYDIVRIVEHLYLGTEGIYGVAVGVVATYVFHFVLFGVMAQMSGLGQLFIDLAMILAGKYSGGPAKVSVVSSGFFGMISGSPIANTATTGSFTIPMMKKNGFTPRFASAVEASSSCGGQVTPPIMGASAFVMTEMLGIPYNEIILIAIIPALFHYLAIFSMVHLEARRLGLKGMAREQIPQLMQVMKRSWHLMIPLTVMVTLLLLQFTPYLAAFWGIILTVVCSYIPPITKKLGIGELDDSQTLTPRRIAKGLDEGARYALAIGAACACVGFILGILTLTGMGFKFSGAVLQLASSAGDIVSGLIPMGMISAQGATLFFGLIMVAVACIVMGAGIPTTPCYIILASIAGPALNELGVPLVATHFFVFYYGVLADVTPPVALAAYAGAGIGGADPMRTGTTAFRLSMGKALVPFMFVYAPSMLFIDFTWTEFTLAMVSGILGVIALSAAYIGYFRSGISLVGKTMLTIGGLLLVSSKLSVILVGAALVLVVLLPKVLKPTGEQAAAV encoded by the coding sequence ATGGATAATGACCAGATAGAATCCATAGTAAAAAAATACGATGCCGAATCCAACTTCAGGAATATCGGCGGCATCACGGCAAAAATCACCGGGGTGCTCTGCATTGTTTTAAGTCTTTTCCATGTGTATACGGCGGGGTTCGGCCTGCTCAACGAGGTAATGCACCGCACCGTCCACCTGACCCTGGTGCTGGGGCTGGTCTTTTTGATTTTTCCCCGGAAACCCGTGGAAAAACCGGTGCGGGCCTGGGGGTTCGGCCTTGGCTTTGCCGCCTTTTATCTTTTTCTGGCCTGGCAGCTGACCCACAGGTTTTCCAGCGAGATTCCGTTCTGGGCCCAGGCCGGCATCATGGTCCTGACCCTGTTCGTCTCCCTGACGGCCCTGCCCATCAAACAATGGGGCGGGGAGGGGGATAAACTCTCCATTGCCGACTGGCCCCTGGCCATTGCCGGTGCCGGGTTTTCCCTTTACCTCATCGTCTTTTTCCAGAAAATTTTTATCGTCAACATCGGCTTCCCCGATATCTATGATTATATCATGGGGCTTGTGGCCATCATGATGACCACCGAGGCCTGCCGCAGGTGCATGGGCAACACCCTGCCCGTGATCGGCGCAGGCGCCTTGCTCTATGCGGTGCTCGGGCCTTACCTGCCCGGGGTACTGGCCCACAGGGGCTATGATATTGTCCGCATCGTGGAGCACCTGTACCTGGGGACCGAAGGCATCTACGGGGTGGCCGTCGGGGTTGTGGCCACCTATGTCTTCCATTTCGTACTCTTCGGGGTCATGGCCCAGATGTCCGGGCTGGGCCAGCTTTTCATCGACCTGGCCATGATCCTGGCCGGCAAATATTCCGGCGGTCCGGCCAAGGTCTCTGTGGTTTCCTCTGGATTTTTCGGGATGATTTCAGGCTCCCCCATTGCCAACACCGCCACCACCGGTTCATTTACCATCCCCATGATGAAGAAAAACGGGTTCACCCCCCGGTTTGCTTCGGCCGTTGAGGCCTCCTCCTCCTGCGGAGGACAGGTGACGCCGCCGATTATGGGCGCCTCGGCCTTTGTCATGACCGAGATGCTGGGCATCCCCTACAACGAGATTATTCTCATTGCCATTATCCCGGCCCTTTTCCATTATCTTGCCATTTTTTCCATGGTCCACCTGGAAGCCCGGCGCCTTGGCCTTAAGGGCATGGCCAGAGAACAGATCCCCCAGCTGATGCAGGTGATGAAACGCTCCTGGCACCTGATGATTCCCCTCACCGTAATGGTGACCCTGCTGCTGCTCCAGTTCACCCCGTATCTGGCGGCCTTCTGGGGGATTATTCTCACCGTGGTCTGTTCCTATATCCCGCCCATCACCAAAAAGCTGGGCATCGGTGAACTGGATGATTCCCAGACCCTGACCCCCAGGCGCATTGCCAAGGGGCTGGATGAAGGGGCCCGGTACGCCCTGGCCATCGGCGCGGCCTGCGCCTGTGTGGGCTTTATACTTGGCATCCTCACCCTCACGGGCATGGGATTCAAGTTTTCCGGGGCAGTGCTCCAGTTGGCCTCCTCGGCCGGCGACATCGTTTCAGGCCTTATTCCCATGGGCATGATTTCCGCCCAGGGCGCCACCTTGTTTTTCGGCCTGATCATGGTGGCTGTGGCCTGTATCGTCATGGGGGCGGGCATTCCCACCACCCCCTGCTATATCATCCTGGCCTCCATCGCTGGCCCGGCCCTCAACGAACTGGGGGTCCCCCTGGTGGCCACCCATTTTTTTGTATTCTATTACGGGGTGCTGGCGGATGTGACCCCGCCCGTGGCCCTGGCTGCCTACGCCGGCGCCGGCATCGGCGGCGCCGATCCCATGCGGACCGGTACCACGGCGTTCCGCCTGTCCATGGGCAAGGCCCTGGTGCCCTTTATGTTTGTCTACGCGCCCAGCATGCTCTTTATTGATTTCACCTGGACCGAATTCACCCTGGCCATGGTCAGCGGCATCTTGGGCGTCATTGCCCTGTCCGCCGCATATATCGGTTATTTCAGGTCCGGTATTTCCCTGGTCGGCAAAACCATGCTGACCATCGGCGGACTCTTGCTGGTCTCCAGCAAATTATCCGTGATCCTGGTGGGGGCCGCCCTGGTATTGGTGGTGCTGCTGCCCAAGGTGCTCAAGCCGACCGGAGAACAGGCGGCGGCCGTTTAA